A segment of the Serratia fonticola genome:
TTGAGTGAGAATGATACGTTGCATGGCCGTATGGCGCGCCAGGCCATGCGGTTTGCCGCAGGCAAAGGCTATACACCTTCGCCGGTGCCCAAGGTCAAGATCCTGTATATCGATGAGCATTGCCCGCGTCAGCCGGTGATGTATGAGCCTGGTATCGTGATCGTCTTTCAAGGGCACAAAGTAGGGTATTGCGGCAATAAAGTGTTTCAGTACGATCCGAGCAACTACCTGTTGATGACGGTACCACTGCCGTTTGAATGCGAAACCTTTGCCAGCCCGGAGCAACCGATGGTGGGGTTGGCGGTGAATATTGATACTCAGATGCTACAGGATCTGTTGATCGACATCGGCGATGATGACTACCTGATGAAACCACGCGTAGAGAGCAGTGGCGTGAACCTTTCACCGCTTACCGATGAAATGCTGTGTGCCACCGAACGGCTGCTGGACGTGATGGAAAAACCGCTTGATGCCCGCGTGCTGGGGCCACAGATCGTGCGCGAACTGCTTTACTACGTCCTGCGTGGAAGCTGTGGGGCGTCGTTGCAGGAACTGGTTAACCGGCATACCCACTTCAGCCAGATCGCCAAGGCGCTGCGGCGGATTGAAAATCAGTATGCGGAGAACCTTAACGTCGAACAGCTGGCGTATGAGGTGAATATGAGCGTATCGGCGTTTCACCATAACTTTAAAGCGGTGACCAATACCTCCCCCTTGCAGTATGTGAAGTCCTACCGTCTGCACAAAGCGCGCTTGCTGATGGTACATGATGGCTTGAAAGCCAGCACGGCGGCCATTCGTGTCGGGTACGAAAGTGCTTCGCAGTTCAGCCGTGAGTTTAAACGGCTGTTTGGTATTACGCCGAGCGATGAGCTCGCCCGGCTGCGGGAAAGTCAAAGTGTGATGCAGGGTTAACGCGTCAGCACGATTTTGCCGAATGGACCACGATCGAGATGATCGAGTGCGGCGGGCAGTTGATCGAAACGGTAGCGCTGGTCGATGACCGGTTTGATGTTATTGGCATCGACGGCACGCACCAGATCCTCCAGCGCGCGACGGTGGCCGACGGCGATGCCCTGGATTTGTGGCGATTTCAGCAGGAGTGGGCCGGCAGGGATGGCAATCTCTGCGCCCTCCAGCATGCCAATCACTGAAATGCGCCCATGAATCGCTACGGCACGAAGGGAATTGACCAGATTTGTGCCGCCAACGGTATCGATAATATGGTCGATACCGCGATCCTGTGTCAGCGTATAAATAGACTCAACCCAATCCTGTTGCAGGCGGTGAATGCCGTGATCGGCACCCAACGCTCTGGCGCGCTGTAGCTTTTCTTCGCTACTGGAGGTAACAAACACTTGTGCGCCGTGGGCTTTGGCAATCTGTAGCGCAAACAGTGCAACGCCGCCGGTGCCTTGCACCAGAACCGATTCACCAGCACGAATTTGGCCACGTTCTACCAGTGCGAACCACGCGGTCAGACCGGCACAGGGCAGGGTACTGGCCTGTGCATCGTCCAATGTGGTGGGGGCTGCACTCAACCAGGCTTCGTTAACCACGACATATTCCGCCAGCATTCCCTGATAAAAACCTCCGAGCGCGCGATAAGGCGGAGTGCGTGCGTCACCGTCAGGCTTAGCGTCGATCCAGTCTGGGCTAAAGGTGGAAATCACCCGATCACCGGGGTTAAAACGGCGGCTGCCGCTACCCACTGCATCCACCACGCCAGCCATGTCTGAGGAGGGTGTAAACGGCAGAGGCAACTCCTGTGGCAAAGTACCTTCTATCACCATTTTATCGCGGTAGTTCAGTGCGACGGCGCTGACTTTTACCCGCACCTGATGCGGGCCAGGCTGCGGGATAGCGCTTTCGGTCAATTGCAGATGTTCGCGCCCTACGGCATTCATCGTCCAGCGTTGCATGGTATCAGCCATGAAATTCTCCAGGTTCATTATCGAGTAAACATGGCAATAATAGCGTTGATTACAAATCACCAGTGGCGATAAGATTTCCTTTGATTGTTTCCTTAAAGGCTACAAATGATGAGCGATCGGTTAAGCGGTATCTCGGTATTTGTCACCGTCGTGGAGGCGGGCAATTTTGCGCTGGCGGCCAGCAGGTTGCATCTGTCACGTTCGGCAGTGGGGAAGACCATCGCTCGTCTGGAACAACGGTTGGGTGTGAGGTTGTTCCAGCGGACTACCCGCCGCTTGAGCCTGACTGACGATGGAGCGCTGTTTTATGAACGCTGTCTGCGGGCATTAGAGGAGATCCGCACGGCAGAAACGATACTGGAAAGTGGTAAACAACTGGTCAGTGGCAGACTGAAGGTTTCAATGCCGGTACTGTTTGGCCGCCTGTGCATTGCGCCGGTATTGACCGCGTTAACCCGCGAACATCCCGGGTTGGAACTCGATCTGTCATTTAGCGATCGGGTGGTCAATCTGGTGGAGGAGGGTTTCGATCTGGCGGTACGTAACGGCCCTTTGCTTGACAGTGCCGGGCTGGTGGCAAGAAGGCTGGGGGATAACCGCATGACGCTGTGTGCCTCAGCGGATTATCTGGCACGCTGCGGTACGCCGGTAAGCGTTGAGGATCTGGCGCAGCATGATGCCATTGTCTATCGGTTCGCGGGGGTGATACGCAGGTGGTTGATCCCGCAGACGGACGGTAGCACGCGGGAAGTTGCGCCAAAGACACGTTTATTAATGGACGATCTGCAGGCGATTGCCGATGCGGCCGTGGCCGGATTCGGCATTGCGTGGCTGCCTTGCTGGCTAATTCGTGAAGCGTTACAGGAAGGGCGACTGCTGCAGGTGTTGGGCACCGTTCCGGGCGAAGACTTCGAGGTGCATGCTGTATGGGCGCAGACGCCGCATCTACCGCTAAAAGTAAGGCTGGCGGTGGATGCGTTGGTGCGCCAATTACCCGGCCGGATGGCGCTGTAGGATCAGGCGGTACGTTTTTTGCGCCAGATGACCAACATCGCGCCGACCAGACCAAACACCAAGAGCGCGATAGGCAAGATCATCAACCCGGCCATCACCTGGTCTTCGTGACGTTTTACCAAAGGTATCTGGCTGAAGGCATAGCCCAGAGAAACCACCGAGCCCACCCACAGCGAACCGCTCAGCCAGTTAAAGATCTGAAAACGGGTGTTATTCAGGCCTGAGATGCCAGCCATGGTCGGTAACAGGGTGCGAACGAATGCCAGGAAGCGGCCAATCAGCAGTGCCAGCAGACCGTGGCGGTTAAACAGCATATGCGCCCGTTGGTGGTATTGGGCCGGTAATTGTAATAACCAGCCCTTTACTACCGACGTGTGGCCGAGCCATCGCCCTTGCAGATAACTGAGCCAGCAGCCAAGGCTGGCGGCGACGGTCAGAATGATCAGGGTTGGGATAAAACTCATCACGCCTTTGGCGATCAATGCGCCAGCTAATAACAGCAGGCTGTCACCGGGCAGAAAGGATGCTGGCAATAACCCGTTTTCCAGGAACAAAGTGGTGAAAAGTACAGCATAAACCACCCAAATCACGCTGGGGTCGGCAAGTGCAGTAAAATCCTGCGTCCACAGAGCGTGAACAATCTCTTTTAATACATCCATTTTTTGTCCTGTGGTGCCTGGGCTGACTTGCTATAGGCTACCGTGTTTTAGCCATGCTCACTTGTGTATGTCGCCACTCAAGGTGTGTTCTCGCGTGAACGTCGCTGTTAGTCAATGGAGGAACACTGCCTGGAGCTCTATAGTGTAACGCTATTAGCTTAAGTGGACATTAAACAGAACGTAGAAATGTGCCAAAGGTGGGGAAAACTCGGAAAAGATATAGGCGATCGGTCGGATCGCCTAGGTGTTTTACCGGGCGATGCGCGCAAAACCGGCAGCCAGATCGTCAATCAGATCTTGCACATTCTCCAGCCCGATATGCACGCGGATCAGCGTGCCAGAGAAATCTACGCCGCCAGCGGGACGAATGGCTTCCAGTTCCTCCGGTTGGTTGGCCAGGATCAGCGACTCAAAGCCTCCCCAGGAATAAGCCATGCTGAAATGACTGAAGTTATCCAGATAATTTGCCAATTGCTCATCGCTCAGGCGCTGCTTTAGCACAAAAGAGAACAGGCCGTTACAGCCGCTGAAATCACGACGGTAAAATTCGTGACCTTTACAGCCCGGTAGCGCCGGGTGATTGACTACCGTCACCTCCGGCTGCTGCTCCAGCCATTGTGCAACGGCAATACTGCTCTGTTCGTGTTGTTTGAGCCTTACACTCAGCGTTCGCAGACCGCGGCTGGCCATGTAAGCCGTATCGGCATCGACCATTTGCCCCATCAGATAGGAATACTCACGTAACCGATCCCAGCAGCGGGCATTGGCCACAGCAGTGCCGAGCATATAGTCGGAATGGCCGATGATGTACTTGGTGCCAGCCTGTATGGAAATATCGATATCAAACGCCAAGGCTTTGAACAGCACCCCAGCAGCCCAGGTGTTGTCGATCATGATGACAATCTCTGGGTTTACCGCCCGGATGGCTTTAACCATCGCCGGAATATCCTGCACCTCCATGGTGATGGACCCTGGGGATTCAAGAAACACCACGCGGGTATTGGCCTGGATCAGAGAAGCGATCCCCGCGCCGATCAGCGGATCGAAATAGTTGGTAGTGACGTTCATTCGGCCAAGAATATGGCTGCAGAAGTCCTGAGTGGGCTCATAGGCTGAACCGGTGACCAGGATATGATCGCCTGCACCAACGAACGACAGAATGGCGTTGGCCACCGCTGCAGCGCCACACGGATACAGTACACAACCCGCGCCGCCTTCTAACTCGGTCAGCGCATCCTGAAAGGCAAAATGGGTAAGGGTGCCACGGCGCCCGTAAAACAGCTCGCCTTGAGCACGCTTGGCGGTGGCGTGTTTTTTGGCGGCAACCGATTCAAACACCAGAGAAGAGGCTCGCTGAGTAACCGGATTGACCGAGCCTTGGGTATAACGTTTGCTGCGCCCGGCGCCGATCAGCGCGGTTTCGAGATTCTTTGATGTCATATTGGGCTACCTTTGCCTGACTTCACTTGCGATAGGCCTTACGTTAGCATGATGGATAATAGCCATCCAGACGTTTTAACTGCTAAATAGATAAACGGCGATTTTAGCTGCCTATCGCCGAAAAAGCATGGCTTGGTGCTGTATTTGCTGAATTAACCGGGCAGTTTATTGGTGAAAGACCTTGTGACCGTTTTTTCAGCCTAACGCCATTTCGAGCCGGGCATTTATCGCCATAACGTGCAAAAAAACGGCGTGATGAGTGACTGGTTTGTTAGCTTTTTGGGGTGGCAATGTTATGTCAAAGGGCACGAGAACCCTGATAATCATTGGGGTTGCATCATTTTTTAGCCGTCAATGCGTAATTCTTCAAATAATAATGATAACTACTATCAATCCCTGATTGGTTTGATATGATCGCACACTGAATTCTTCCTTAAAATGTTTAGATGGGCGGAGGCACAGCGTGAAAACGGCTGGCAAAATGATGAATCAAGGTGCTCATGGCGCGGGCCGTGGGCAATGGAGCGCATTGGGGCGTAGTGTGATCGCCTCACTGGTATTGGTGCTGGGGCTGGTTGGCCAGGCGCAGGCGGCACCGGCCACTGTGCCTGCCGTTGCTGAAAGCGTCGCGGCAACCACGACCACACCGCAGGCAGCAACCCCTGCCGCAGTGACTCCAGAGAATATAACCCCGGTTAATCCAGCGCCGACTCTCCAACCGCCAGAAACCCGTGGGATGGATCTTTCCGTCTGGGGTATGTATCAACATGCGGATATCGTGGTGAAAACCGTGATGATCGGGCTGGTGCTGGCGTCTATCGTCACCTGGACCATCCTGTTTGCCAAAGGCAGCGAGTTGCTCCGTTCCAAGCGCCGTCTGCGCCGTGAACAACACGCGCTGGCCGGTGTTCGCTCGCTGGATGATGCTTCCGAACTGGCGCAAAGTTTCTCTGAAGAGAGCATCAGTGCGGTACTGCTGCAGGATGCGCAGAACGAGCTGGAACTGTCAGCCGCTTCTGATGATAACAACGGCATTAAAGAGCGTACCGGCTTCCGCCTTGAGCGCCGTGTGGCGGCCTATGGACGTCAACTGGGGCGTGGTAATGGCTTCCTGGCAACCATCGGTGCGATTTCTCCGTTCGTGGGCCTGTTCGGTACCGTATGGGGTATCATGAACAGTTTTATTGGTATTGCCCATTCGCAAACCACCAACCTGGCGGTTGTCGCTCCGGGTATTGCGGAAGCTTTGCTGGCGACGGCGCTTGGTCTGGTTGCGGCGATCCCGGCAGTGGTGATTTATAACATTTTTGCTCGCGTTATCGGCGGCCACCGCGCTCAGGTGGGTGATATGGCTGCGCAGGTGCTGCTGTTGCTGGGCCGCGATCTGGATCTGGCGGCGAGTGCCGAGGCTAAACGTTCTCAGCATGCGCATCAATTGCGAGTGGGGTGAGTAATGGCGATGCGCTTAAATGAAGATCTGGACGACAGCGGCGAACTGCATGAAATCAACGTGACGCCGTTTATCGATGTCATGTTGGTGCTGTTGATCATCTTTATGGTGGCTGCACCGTTGGCAACGGTAGATATTCGCGTCGATCTGCCGGCTTCTACCGCTAAACCGCAGCCGCGTCCGGAAAAACCGGTTTTCCTGTCGGTGAAGGCAGACAAGCAACTGTATGTTGGTGATGAACCGGTAACGGCTGAGCAACTGACGGCGGCGCTGGATCAACGCACTCAGTCGAATAAAGAAACCCCCATTTTCTTCCAGGCGGATAAGACCGTAGATTATGAAACGCTGATGAGCGTGATGGATACGCTACGTCAATCCGGCTACCTGAAAGTAGGGCTGGTTGGCATGGAAGGCGCAGCCAAATAACGCGTTGTTATCGACCATTAAAAGAAGGGGCTATGTCGCCCCTTCAGACTGATAACAAAGTGGTTTTATCTGTCAGTGAAGTGACTGGAAAATTCTCACCTACACTTAACATGCCCTGTTCTGCCCCTTATGCGGTGATGACTCGTCCCTTCAGAGCTGCTGCAAAAGCAGCGTTCAAATCTGCTCCAGATTCACTGCGTCCGCGTTGCATGGGGCGATAACTGTGCTGCAAACCCCACTTTTGCTGAGATGAGCATCGGTGTTGAAGCCATTGAAGGCGCCGAACGCAGACGCGGCGCATAGGCAAAAACGCCAGGGAGGGCGTTTTTAGGCGAGATGAACAGGGACGTGAATCGCAGCCGGCCGTGATGCGCGGTGGCGGAGTGAGACAAATCTGCCGGGAGCAGATTTGAACGCTGCTTGCAGCGGCCCCGAAGGGGCGAGGCCCAGGACGGGCCGAGTAATAGCGCGCAGCGGCCGCCTGATTTGGCGAAGGCGCGGATTGCAAAGGGTTCCGCCTTGAACCCTTTGCTCGGGCGCTGTCAGCGGGGTTCAATGAGACAACAAGAGGATAGCGGCCGAAACCTCTCGTGATTACCAAGAAATACTGAGAAAGCGGGCACCAAGATTATCATTACGTTCGCTATCAGATTGGCTTTTGTCGTGATTTTGAAGGGGCTATGTCGCCCCTTTTGATTTATCTAGCCACGGGCATGGGCCGCTGCTCGGGCGACTTGCTCATCGCTGGGGCGAACGCCGGTATACAGAACGAACTGTTCCAGCGCCTGTAAAGCGATCACTTCTGCACCGGTGATCACCTGTTTGCCTTGATCACGAGCATAACGAATCAACGGTGTTTCGGCGGGCAGTGCCACCACATCAAAGGCGATCCTGGCGGCCTGAATAGTGGCTGGTTCAAAGGCCAACTGTTCGGCTTCTGCGCCACCGGCCATGCCGATGGGTGTGACGTTAATCACCATCTCGACCCGCAAATCCCCCATTTCCGGCAGCCATGAATAGCCATATTGTGTGGCTAATGCCTGGCCTGCCTGTGGGTTACGGGCAATGATATGACCGTTCTTGAAACCGGCATCGCGAAGGGCTGCGGTAACCGCTTTAGCCATCCCACCGCTGCCACGTACGGCGAATGACGTTGTCACCGGGATCTGGTAGTGCGCCAGGAGTTTGGCGATGGCGATATAGTCGGTGTTATAAGCCCGCAAAAAGCCGTCGTCGTTGACGATAGTATTGACCGATTCAATCGCCGTGGCAGAGGCATCCAGTTCATCAAGAAACGGAATACAGCTTTCCTTGAACGGCATGGAAACCGCACAGCCGCGGATCCCTAATGCCCGCACGCCACCGACGGCTGCCTGAATATCCTTGGTGGTAAATGCCTTGTAGATAAAGTTGAGATCCAGTTCCTGATACAGATAGTTGTGAAAGCGGGTGCCAAAATTACCTGGCCGACCAGCCAGTGACATGCACAGTTGTGTATCTTTGTTGATTTCACGCGTCATGAAGGGGCCCTTAGCTCATCAAAGTCAATGTCCCCACCCTCTGGCAAGCCTTGCGCGGGGATAATCGGTTTAGCTTACGCCAAATGGCGATAAATTCAGATGGCGTTGCGTTATTAAGCACAAAATCTTCGGCACACAGCACGCCATGTTCTTGCAAGAGTATCGGTCATTGCCGGTCAATTGCACGGCCCCGATAGGCAGAAAACAGAGGGGGCCGAGAGAGAGCATTACGGATGATTCAAAAGGTGTTTTGACCCCAGATGGCGCCAATGGATTTGGCCTGGCAATTGCAACACTGTCTGTTCGAGCGCGCGCTCTTCAATCAGAGCGGTCATCATGTCAAAACTGTGTTGCGCCAGGCCGCGGCAGTCCTGCGCCACGGTGTCAATCTTCAACGTCATGCTATCAAACAGATAGTGATCGTCGAAGCTGCACAGATGGATATCACTCTCCATTAACTGGTGCTGGTTCAGGTAGCGTAATACGCCCTCCAGCAGACCGCAGGCTGCGGTAAATAACGCTTTTGGTGGGCGTCCAAGCTGTGCGCACAACTGGGCGATCATTTCGTAACCAGAGCTTGGGTGATAGTTGCCGTTGATGAGCCATTCTGGATTACAGGCTACACCGGCCCGCTCTAACCCAAGCTGGAAACCTGCCAAGCGATCCCGTGTGGGGGAGAGGCGCGGTTGCCCGCCGAGAAAGTAGAATTCTTGCGGATGCTGGCGTGCCACGGTTTCCACCAACGTTGCGGTCGGCGTGATGGAATCGGTGATCACCAGCGGTAAGGTGGAACCGGGGATCAAACGGTCTATCTGAACTACCGGCAGGCTGGCGTTGATCTTCTGGTATTCCGCATCATTGAACTGGCAGGACGCGACGATCAAACCATCAACCTGGCGCTGTACCAGGCTGTTAACCGCCATCATTTCCTGGCCTGGGTTTTCATCGGTACAGGCAATCAGCAGCTGTAGCCCGGCTTCGCGGCACAGGGTTTCCAGCTCGCGTGAGGTGACGGCAAAACCATAGTTGGTCATTTCCGGTACCACCAGGCCAATCGTATGACTACGGGTAGAGCGTAATGAACGAGCATGGATGCTGGGCTGGTAGTGATGCTCATTGGCCAGGGCCAGGATGCGATCGCGGGTTTCGTCAGAAACGCGGTATTCCTTGCTACGCCCATTGAGCACCAGGCTGGCGGTTGATTTCGATACCCCTGCCAGCCCGGCGATATCACTGATGGTTATGCGTTTATTCTTTTTCACTGACGGCATCTGTGTTCATCGTAGGATGCATCATTCTAACATGCATGGTGCCAGCAGCCAGTGATCCAACGTTATTAACGCCTCTCCCGTCAACCTTAACTGGGGAGGCGTGGCAGGAAAATAGCGTGAACTCATCACTGCCTGGCCCTGGTTAATAAAAACTTCCACGCTGGACCGATCGAATAACATCTGCAATTGCTGAAGTTTGCCGCGCCAGTAACGCTGTTCTGGCTCACCGCTGTACAGATTAGCGCGGGTCAGACGCAGCAGCTCCCCGTCCCATTCCAGCGTCATGGCCTGGCCAAAATGGGCAATAAATGCGCCCTGAGGTAGCAACAGCAGCTCGGCACTGTCTATAGGCCATGCCGGAGCCGCGCTGGCTATCCCTTGCCATGCCTGATGCTGCCTGCGCAGTTGTTGCAGTTCGCCTGCCGGTTGCTGGTAAAGCTGGCCATTGCGCAGGTTAAGTTCTCTTGGGCAAGTCATGGTATGGATCCAGCCATACTGTAGGGTGGGGTGGGATGTCTCTTGCTGCTCAGGAACCCCCATCCAGCCGAATAGCAGACGGCGACCATCGTCGGTTAATGTGGTTTGTGGTGCATAAAACTCAAAACCGGCATCCAGTTCGTGAAA
Coding sequences within it:
- a CDS encoding shikimate 5-dehydrogenase → MTREINKDTQLCMSLAGRPGNFGTRFHNYLYQELDLNFIYKAFTTKDIQAAVGGVRALGIRGCAVSMPFKESCIPFLDELDASATAIESVNTIVNDDGFLRAYNTDYIAIAKLLAHYQIPVTTSFAVRGSGGMAKAVTAALRDAGFKNGHIIARNPQAGQALATQYGYSWLPEMGDLRVEMVINVTPIGMAGGAEAEQLAFEPATIQAARIAFDVVALPAETPLIRYARDQGKQVITGAEVIALQALEQFVLYTGVRPSDEQVARAAAHARG
- the metC gene encoding cystathionine beta-lyase, producing the protein MTSKNLETALIGAGRSKRYTQGSVNPVTQRASSLVFESVAAKKHATAKRAQGELFYGRRGTLTHFAFQDALTELEGGAGCVLYPCGAAAVANAILSFVGAGDHILVTGSAYEPTQDFCSHILGRMNVTTNYFDPLIGAGIASLIQANTRVVFLESPGSITMEVQDIPAMVKAIRAVNPEIVIMIDNTWAAGVLFKALAFDIDISIQAGTKYIIGHSDYMLGTAVANARCWDRLREYSYLMGQMVDADTAYMASRGLRTLSVRLKQHEQSSIAVAQWLEQQPEVTVVNHPALPGCKGHEFYRRDFSGCNGLFSFVLKQRLSDEQLANYLDNFSHFSMAYSWGGFESLILANQPEELEAIRPAGGVDFSGTLIRVHIGLENVQDLIDDLAAGFARIAR
- the exbD gene encoding TonB system transport protein ExbD, whose amino-acid sequence is MAMRLNEDLDDSGELHEINVTPFIDVMLVLLIIFMVAAPLATVDIRVDLPASTAKPQPRPEKPVFLSVKADKQLYVGDEPVTAEQLTAALDQRTQSNKETPIFFQADKTVDYETLMSVMDTLRQSGYLKVGLVGMEGAAK
- a CDS encoding DedA family protein, with the protein product MDVLKEIVHALWTQDFTALADPSVIWVVYAVLFTTLFLENGLLPASFLPGDSLLLLAGALIAKGVMSFIPTLIILTVAASLGCWLSYLQGRWLGHTSVVKGWLLQLPAQYHQRAHMLFNRHGLLALLIGRFLAFVRTLLPTMAGISGLNNTRFQIFNWLSGSLWVGSVVSLGYAFSQIPLVKRHEDQVMAGLMILPIALLVFGLVGAMLVIWRKKRTA
- a CDS encoding zinc-dependent alcohol dehydrogenase family protein codes for the protein MADTMQRWTMNAVGREHLQLTESAIPQPGPHQVRVKVSAVALNYRDKMVIEGTLPQELPLPFTPSSDMAGVVDAVGSGSRRFNPGDRVISTFSPDWIDAKPDGDARTPPYRALGGFYQGMLAEYVVVNEAWLSAAPTTLDDAQASTLPCAGLTAWFALVERGQIRAGESVLVQGTGGVALFALQIAKAHGAQVFVTSSSEEKLQRARALGADHGIHRLQQDWVESIYTLTQDRGIDHIIDTVGGTNLVNSLRAVAIHGRISVIGMLEGAEIAIPAGPLLLKSPQIQGIAVGHRRALEDLVRAVDANNIKPVIDQRYRFDQLPAALDHLDRGPFGKIVLTR
- a CDS encoding substrate-binding domain-containing protein — its product is MPSVKKNKRITISDIAGLAGVSKSTASLVLNGRSKEYRVSDETRDRILALANEHHYQPSIHARSLRSTRSHTIGLVVPEMTNYGFAVTSRELETLCREAGLQLLIACTDENPGQEMMAVNSLVQRQVDGLIVASCQFNDAEYQKINASLPVVQIDRLIPGSTLPLVITDSITPTATLVETVARQHPQEFYFLGGQPRLSPTRDRLAGFQLGLERAGVACNPEWLINGNYHPSSGYEMIAQLCAQLGRPPKALFTAACGLLEGVLRYLNQHQLMESDIHLCSFDDHYLFDSMTLKIDTVAQDCRGLAQHSFDMMTALIEERALEQTVLQLPGQIHWRHLGSKHLLNHP
- a CDS encoding AraC family transcriptional regulator is translated as MARQAMRFAAGKGYTPSPVPKVKILYIDEHCPRQPVMYEPGIVIVFQGHKVGYCGNKVFQYDPSNYLLMTVPLPFECETFASPEQPMVGLAVNIDTQMLQDLLIDIGDDDYLMKPRVESSGVNLSPLTDEMLCATERLLDVMEKPLDARVLGPQIVRELLYYVLRGSCGASLQELVNRHTHFSQIAKALRRIENQYAENLNVEQLAYEVNMSVSAFHHNFKAVTNTSPLQYVKSYRLHKARLLMVHDGLKASTAAIRVGYESASQFSREFKRLFGITPSDELARLRESQSVMQG
- the exbB gene encoding tol-pal system-associated acyl-CoA thioesterase, which produces MKTAGKMMNQGAHGAGRGQWSALGRSVIASLVLVLGLVGQAQAAPATVPAVAESVAATTTTPQAATPAAVTPENITPVNPAPTLQPPETRGMDLSVWGMYQHADIVVKTVMIGLVLASIVTWTILFAKGSELLRSKRRLRREQHALAGVRSLDDASELAQSFSEESISAVLLQDAQNELELSAASDDNNGIKERTGFRLERRVAAYGRQLGRGNGFLATIGAISPFVGLFGTVWGIMNSFIGIAHSQTTNLAVVAPGIAEALLATALGLVAAIPAVVIYNIFARVIGGHRAQVGDMAAQVLLLLGRDLDLAASAEAKRSQHAHQLRVG
- a CDS encoding LysR family transcriptional regulator; this encodes MSDRLSGISVFVTVVEAGNFALAASRLHLSRSAVGKTIARLEQRLGVRLFQRTTRRLSLTDDGALFYERCLRALEEIRTAETILESGKQLVSGRLKVSMPVLFGRLCIAPVLTALTREHPGLELDLSFSDRVVNLVEEGFDLAVRNGPLLDSAGLVARRLGDNRMTLCASADYLARCGTPVSVEDLAQHDAIVYRFAGVIRRWLIPQTDGSTREVAPKTRLLMDDLQAIADAAVAGFGIAWLPCWLIREALQEGRLLQVLGTVPGEDFEVHAVWAQTPHLPLKVRLAVDALVRQLPGRMAL